From Domibacillus sp. DTU_2020_1001157_1_SI_ALB_TIR_016, a single genomic window includes:
- a CDS encoding sodium:alanine symporter family protein, protein MGQDSLLEILSRISSFIWGLPLLILITLTGIYLTLRIGFLQIRLLPYSLKLAFSKSQDSDSEGDISHFEALMTALAATIGTGNIVGVASAILIGGPGALFWMWISAFFGMATKYAEAVLAVKYRVQDENGEMSGGPMYYLEHGLGQRWLGVLFAAFGAIAAFGIGNLVQANSVSGVVRSVFHIPNWGTGLALMLFTGLVLLGGIQSIGRVTSFFIPFMAVFYVLAGLIVLFINAEQIPAALSLILADAFTGDAAAGGALGTVIRYGVARGVFSNEAGLGSASIAAAAAKTDFPARQALVSMTQVFIDTIVICSITGLTIVLAGQYNSGLHGSELTTASFNTFLGSAGSYVVAVGLLFFASATIIGWSYYGEKCCTYLFSKKIIPYYRAAFVFAAFVGAVASLDLVWTFSDIMNGLMALPNLIGVLALSGVVVSETRIILKKIREEKDIV, encoded by the coding sequence ATGGGACAAGACAGCCTTTTAGAGATACTTAGCCGCATCAGCTCATTTATCTGGGGCCTGCCTCTGTTAATTTTAATCACCCTTACCGGTATTTACCTCACTTTGCGTATCGGCTTTTTGCAAATACGGCTGCTTCCTTATTCCCTTAAGCTGGCATTTAGTAAAAGCCAGGATTCTGACTCAGAAGGAGACATTTCTCATTTCGAGGCTTTAATGACAGCGCTGGCCGCTACAATTGGCACCGGAAATATTGTAGGTGTAGCCAGCGCTATATTAATAGGCGGTCCGGGCGCTCTTTTTTGGATGTGGATCAGTGCTTTTTTCGGAATGGCTACAAAGTATGCAGAAGCCGTTCTCGCCGTGAAATACCGGGTGCAGGACGAAAACGGTGAAATGTCCGGCGGCCCGATGTACTACCTTGAACACGGGCTTGGCCAAAGATGGCTTGGTGTTTTGTTTGCTGCTTTTGGCGCCATTGCCGCTTTCGGTATCGGCAACCTTGTTCAGGCCAATTCCGTCTCCGGAGTCGTCCGGTCTGTTTTTCATATACCGAATTGGGGAACCGGTCTCGCACTGATGCTTTTCACAGGCCTGGTCCTCCTTGGCGGCATTCAAAGCATTGGACGGGTTACTTCCTTTTTTATTCCTTTTATGGCTGTTTTTTATGTACTTGCCGGCTTGATTGTTTTGTTTATAAACGCAGAACAAATTCCAGCAGCGCTTTCCTTGATTCTGGCCGATGCTTTTACAGGAGACGCAGCTGCGGGCGGTGCTCTTGGCACCGTGATACGCTATGGTGTGGCCCGGGGTGTTTTCTCCAATGAAGCGGGTCTTGGTTCTGCTTCGATTGCGGCGGCTGCAGCCAAAACCGATTTCCCGGCACGCCAGGCGCTTGTTTCCATGACGCAGGTATTTATTGATACGATTGTTATTTGTTCGATTACTGGACTGACGATTGTGTTAGCCGGCCAGTATAACAGCGGCCTGCATGGAAGTGAATTGACTACCGCTTCCTTTAATACTTTTCTTGGCTCTGCCGGTTCTTATGTGGTCGCCGTCGGCTTGCTGTTTTTCGCTTCCGCCACGATTATCGGCTGGTCCTATTACGGCGAGAAATGCTGCACCTATTTATTCAGCAAAAAAATCATTCCTTATTACCGGGCTGCTTTTGTGTTCGCTGCCTTTGTTGGAGCGGTAGCAAGCCTTGATCTTGTTTGGACGTTTTCGGATATTATGAATGGCTTAATGGCATTGCCAAATTTAATCGGCGTTCTGGCTCTTTCCGGTGTTGTCGTTTCAGAAACGCGAATTATTTTAAAGAAAATACGCGAAGAGAAGGATATAGTTTAA
- a CDS encoding DUF1128 domain-containing protein: MDLSKKSAENIQYMVDEITTKLRMVNTGAISPEHFSTSSYDDLKDIYELVVRKQSFSPSEMQAIAEELGNLRK; this comes from the coding sequence TTGGATTTAAGCAAAAAATCAGCAGAAAATATTCAGTATATGGTTGATGAAATCACAACAAAATTGCGAATGGTAAACACGGGTGCAATCAGCCCTGAGCATTTCAGCACTTCTTCCTATGACGATTTAAAGGATATCTATGAATTAGTGGTCCGCAAGCAGTCTTTTAGCCCGAGTGAAATGCAGGCAATTGCCGAAGAACTTGGAAACTTGCGTAAATAA
- a CDS encoding HAMP domain-containing methyl-accepting chemotaxis protein, with the protein MKSLRGKLFVSFGLLIALALIISAVNFIAISSLNQNTENLLSETLPPLLEGGDVSSQSIKQIAEESESVIDFGQRSMAISLILGAAALLIGIVLAWGSVRSIIRPLKEAAQRMNDMAAGRIHGEPLHSDADDEVGQLVLAINEMNEQIGSIFSRIKNVSGKVEEESTVLHEQSGRVQQETSQIAAMMEQMSAGAEEQARSATALTEMFGKFVEDISIAAMGGEDVRQGAAEMVSLTDEGEQEMKQSVEHMNTIYQNMTDALQKVKGLDTRMKDITELVSIIRQVAEQTNLLALNAAIEAARAGEHGRGFAIVADEVRKLAEQVAQSITGINSIIASVQQESAEVVVTLEGGYELVAEGTNQITGTGDKFTAMKERISQLSTHVASISDSLYVIMDHTAKVNQSISSIAAVSQESAAGIEEAAASVQQTNQSVEAISSIAAQLDEHANELGDSMKQFQIDENRGQ; encoded by the coding sequence ATGAAAAGCTTACGTGGAAAGCTTTTTGTCAGTTTTGGTTTATTAATCGCCTTAGCATTAATCATCTCAGCTGTAAACTTTATAGCCATCTCAAGCTTAAATCAGAATACAGAAAATCTTCTTTCCGAGACGCTGCCGCCGCTGCTTGAAGGCGGAGATGTTTCATCACAAAGTATCAAACAAATAGCAGAAGAAAGTGAAAGCGTTATCGATTTTGGACAGCGTTCTATGGCTATCAGTTTGATTTTAGGTGCTGCTGCCTTACTTATTGGCATCGTTCTAGCTTGGGGAAGTGTACGTTCGATTATTCGTCCCCTCAAAGAGGCGGCCCAGCGAATGAATGACATGGCTGCCGGCCGTATTCATGGTGAGCCGCTTCACTCCGATGCAGACGATGAAGTCGGCCAGCTTGTACTGGCTATCAATGAAATGAATGAACAGATCGGCTCGATTTTTTCACGGATTAAAAACGTGTCTGGTAAAGTAGAAGAAGAAAGCACCGTGCTGCATGAACAATCAGGCCGCGTCCAGCAGGAAACAAGCCAGATTGCGGCAATGATGGAGCAAATGTCTGCTGGAGCAGAAGAGCAGGCACGCTCTGCTACTGCCTTAACAGAAATGTTTGGTAAGTTTGTAGAGGATATTTCCATCGCGGCAATGGGAGGTGAGGATGTCAGACAGGGAGCAGCTGAAATGGTTTCTTTAACGGACGAAGGCGAGCAGGAAATGAAGCAGTCAGTTGAGCATATGAACACCATATACCAAAACATGACAGACGCCCTTCAAAAAGTAAAAGGGCTTGATACCCGGATGAAAGATATTACAGAGCTTGTCAGCATTATCCGCCAGGTAGCAGAACAAACCAATCTGCTTGCCTTAAATGCAGCGATCGAAGCTGCACGGGCAGGGGAGCATGGCCGTGGGTTTGCAATTGTAGCGGATGAAGTAAGAAAACTGGCTGAACAGGTAGCCCAATCGATTACCGGTATCAACTCGATTATTGCCAGTGTTCAGCAGGAGTCTGCCGAAGTGGTGGTAACGCTTGAAGGCGGCTACGAGCTTGTCGCGGAAGGAACGAACCAGATTACCGGCACCGGCGATAAATTTACTGCAATGAAAGAACGCATCAGTCAGTTAAGCACCCATGTGGCTTCAATCTCAGATTCGCTTTATGTGATTATGGATCACACTGCAAAAGTGAATCAATCCATTTCGAGTATTGCCGCTGTTTCTCAAGAGTCAGCAGCAGGCATTGAAGAAGCAGCGGCCAGTGTTCAGCAGACAAACCAGTCGGTAGAAGCCATTTCTTCTATTGCTGCGCAGCTCGATGAACACGCCAATGAGCTTGGTGATTCAATGAAGCAATTTCAAATCGACGAAAACAGGGGCCAGTAA
- a CDS encoding type 1 glutamine amidotransferase domain-containing protein produces the protein MSKKIAVLITDMFEDVEYTEPAKAFQEAGHELVTIEKEAGKTVKGKQGEASVLIDKGIDEVNSSDFDALLLPGGFSPDQLRADDRFVQFTKEFMDAKKPVFAICHGPQLLITAKSLEGRDATGYKSIQVDMEYAGAKVQDKEVVVCQNQLVTSRQPDDIPAFNRESLKLLSS, from the coding sequence ATGAGTAAAAAAATTGCCGTACTTATTACAGACATGTTTGAGGATGTAGAATACACAGAACCTGCTAAAGCATTCCAGGAAGCCGGTCATGAACTGGTAACAATTGAAAAAGAAGCAGGAAAAACAGTTAAAGGAAAACAGGGCGAAGCATCCGTTTTGATCGATAAAGGGATCGATGAAGTCAATTCCTCCGACTTCGACGCCCTGTTGCTGCCAGGCGGCTTTTCCCCGGATCAGCTGCGTGCAGATGACCGCTTTGTACAATTTACAAAAGAGTTTATGGACGCAAAAAAACCTGTTTTTGCGATTTGCCATGGACCGCAGCTGCTGATCACAGCGAAATCACTTGAAGGACGCGATGCGACAGGGTACAAATCCATTCAAGTTGATATGGAATACGCCGGGGCAAAGGTTCAGGACAAGGAAGTAGTGGTCTGCCAAAACCAGCTTGTCACAAGCCGCCAGCCAGACGATATTCCGGCATTTAACCGTGAATCTTTAAAATTATTGTCCTCGTAA
- the motB gene encoding flagellar motor protein MotB, producing MAKRKRHKKHEDHVDESWLIPYADLLTLLLALFIVLFASSSMDVQKFQAIASAFNNELEGGSGVLDFPSPVSDPSMTETEEQEENLKAADKEELKEMQKKMTDYIKENNLEDKVETALNGEGLLLRIRDNVLFSSGDAEIQPDQLASARDISKLLVMDTPRSIIISGHTDNMPIKTAQFDSNWELSAMRAVNFMKEILKNNQLDPRLFSAKGYGEYQPIASNDTAEGRAQNRRVEILILPQGETEQSVSSSAE from the coding sequence ATGGCCAAGCGTAAACGTCATAAAAAGCATGAAGATCATGTAGATGAATCGTGGCTCATCCCGTATGCGGACTTGCTGACACTCCTCCTCGCTCTTTTTATCGTTTTGTTTGCAAGCAGCTCCATGGACGTGCAAAAGTTTCAAGCCATTGCCTCCGCTTTTAATAATGAGCTTGAAGGAGGCAGCGGTGTTCTTGATTTTCCAAGCCCCGTTTCTGATCCATCGATGACAGAAACGGAAGAACAAGAGGAAAACTTAAAGGCAGCCGATAAAGAAGAGCTCAAGGAAATGCAGAAAAAAATGACTGATTATATAAAAGAAAATAACCTTGAGGACAAAGTAGAAACAGCACTTAACGGCGAAGGGCTTCTGCTTCGTATTCGGGATAATGTTTTATTTAGTTCCGGTGACGCAGAAATCCAGCCGGATCAGCTTGCAAGCGCCCGCGACATTTCAAAATTGCTTGTCATGGATACGCCGCGCAGTATTATTATCAGCGGTCACACAGACAATATGCCGATCAAAACCGCTCAGTTTGATTCGAACTGGGAGCTGAGTGCGATGCGGGCTGTGAACTTTATGAAGGAAATCTTAAAAAATAACCAGCTTGATCCGCGGCTTTTCAGTGCGAAAGGCTATGGTGAATACCAGCCGATCGCGTCGAACGATACGGCTGAAGGACGGGCTCAAAACCGCCGCGTCGAAATTTTAATTTTGCCGCAGGGTGAAACGGAGCAATCCGTAAGTTCTTCGGCAGAATAA
- the motA gene encoding flagellar motor stator protein MotA, with the protein MDKTSLVGIILAIIAVGVGMVAKGVSPAVLINPAAFLIIILGTVAAVTIAFPGSELKKVPKLFGILFKDQKRMTPQEVIGLFTSWAELARKEGLLSLETKMNDIEDDFLKNGMNLAVDGQSADYIRDVLSEEIAAMEDRHTAGAAIFTQAGTYAPTLGVLGAVVGLIAALGNMSDTDALGHAISAAFVATLLGIFTGYVLWHPFANKLKRKSSLEAKTKEMMIEGILSILEGEAPRVLEQKLASYLPADEKKKLLNADGGGLGDGQA; encoded by the coding sequence GTGGATAAAACATCTCTTGTTGGTATTATTCTAGCTATTATTGCCGTCGGAGTCGGCATGGTCGCCAAAGGAGTAAGCCCCGCTGTTTTAATTAACCCGGCCGCGTTTTTAATTATTATTCTTGGAACAGTGGCAGCTGTGACAATTGCTTTTCCTGGTTCAGAATTGAAAAAAGTTCCAAAACTGTTCGGTATTTTATTTAAGGACCAAAAAAGAATGACTCCGCAGGAAGTGATCGGCTTGTTCACAAGCTGGGCGGAGCTTGCTCGTAAGGAAGGATTGTTATCTCTCGAAACAAAAATGAACGATATTGAAGATGACTTTTTAAAAAATGGTATGAACCTTGCAGTAGATGGACAGAGCGCAGATTATATCCGCGATGTATTAAGTGAAGAAATCGCCGCGATGGAAGACCGCCATACAGCGGGTGCCGCTATTTTTACACAGGCGGGCACGTACGCACCGACACTTGGGGTGCTGGGGGCAGTAGTCGGCTTGATTGCCGCGCTTGGCAATATGAGCGATACAGATGCGCTCGGCCATGCCATTTCCGCTGCATTCGTGGCAACGCTGCTTGGTATTTTTACAGGGTACGTATTATGGCATCCATTTGCAAATAAGCTAAAGCGAAAATCATCACTTGAAGCGAAAACAAAAGAAATGATGATTGAAGGCATTCTTTCGATTCTAGAGGGAGAAGCGCCGCGCGTTCTGGAACAAAAGCTTGCTTCCTACCTGCCTGCGGATGAAAAGAAAAAACTATTAAATGCCGATGGAGGGGGATTAGGAGATGGCCAAGCGTAA
- a CDS encoding bifunctional diguanylate cyclase/phosphodiesterase, with the protein MNLSFFLFFAFVVISLILFRFQRKKYAFYRKQTDLLTNLPNRRSLEQFIEARTTPLNLPIAVVVIDLDNFNWINEEYGYESGDSVLVEFSERLAFSAPAHSLAARIEGNKFALAIPGTYSREGIQTMLADQFLSLQSPFYISGAPVHLTFSAGVALAPEDGRNGHTLLLHAERALRHVKHHGKNNLVLYNTSFQRQDLELQLAMSFRSALQNGEFFLCYQPKLSIHSGKTDSVEALIRWNSPVHGTVSPALFIPVAEKNGFIFDLTKWILQEACRQMKKWSETNHTFQRVAVNISAPLFLSDRLPEMIRDILHDCKLDAGFLELEITETAVMEDFQNACRIITLLKKEGITISLDDFGTGVSSLTHLKNLPIDTLKIDKSFINEVHTSFEDKALVEMIIQLANLFGLSVTAEGVEKQEQLSVLQRLGCDSIQGYLISRPELPDVLDAYFTEKKYGS; encoded by the coding sequence ATGAATCTATCATTCTTTCTTTTCTTTGCTTTTGTCGTTATTTCACTCATTTTGTTTAGATTTCAGCGAAAAAAATATGCTTTTTACCGAAAGCAGACAGACTTATTAACAAACCTTCCAAACCGCCGCAGCCTCGAACAGTTTATCGAAGCCCGGACTACACCGCTCAATCTCCCAATTGCCGTTGTGGTCATTGATCTTGATAACTTCAATTGGATCAATGAAGAATATGGCTATGAAAGCGGCGACAGTGTTTTGGTTGAGTTTTCAGAGCGACTTGCGTTTTCCGCTCCTGCCCATAGTCTCGCTGCCCGAATTGAAGGAAATAAATTCGCGCTTGCTATACCCGGCACATATAGCCGCGAGGGAATTCAGACGATGCTTGCTGACCAGTTTCTTTCCCTGCAAAGTCCATTTTATATTTCCGGCGCTCCGGTTCATCTTACTTTTTCAGCAGGTGTTGCCCTGGCTCCCGAGGATGGAAGGAACGGCCACACGCTTTTGCTTCATGCTGAGCGGGCTCTGCGCCATGTAAAGCACCATGGAAAAAACAATCTTGTGCTGTATAATACCTCTTTTCAACGGCAGGACCTTGAACTTCAGCTGGCTATGAGCTTCCGAAGCGCTCTTCAAAACGGCGAATTTTTCTTGTGTTATCAGCCTAAATTGAGCATTCACAGTGGAAAGACCGATTCTGTTGAAGCACTTATTCGCTGGAACAGCCCGGTTCACGGTACAGTATCACCCGCTTTATTTATTCCGGTTGCTGAAAAAAACGGATTTATCTTCGATTTAACAAAATGGATCTTACAGGAAGCCTGCCGTCAGATGAAAAAATGGTCAGAAACGAATCATACGTTTCAACGGGTGGCTGTTAATATTTCTGCACCGCTGTTTTTATCAGACCGGCTGCCCGAAATGATTCGTGATATTCTTCATGACTGTAAGCTGGATGCCGGGTTTCTTGAACTGGAAATAACGGAAACAGCAGTGATGGAAGACTTTCAAAATGCCTGCCGTATTATCACTCTGCTGAAAAAAGAAGGTATCACCATTTCACTGGACGATTTTGGAACAGGCGTTTCATCACTGACGCATTTAAAAAACCTTCCGATTGATACACTTAAAATCGACAAGTCTTTTATTAACGAAGTTCATACTTCGTTTGAAGACAAAGCACTTGTTGAAATGATTATTCAGCTGGCAAACTTATTCGGGCTGTCCGTTACGGCAGAAGGTGTGGAAAAACAAGAGCAGCTGAGCGTGCTGCAAAGACTGGGCTGCGACTCCATTCAAGGTTATTTGATCAGCCGGCCTGAGCTTCCGGATGTTTTGGATGCTTATTTTACGGAAAAAAAATATGGTTCCTAA
- the hmpA gene encoding NO-inducible flavohemoprotein: MLSQKTIDIVKSTAPILETHGVEITTYFYRTMFEAHPELLNIFNHANQSKGRQQTALANTVYAAAKYIDQLEVLLPAVKQIAHKHRSLAIKAEHYPIVGEYLLKAIKGVLGEAATDDIINAWAEAYGVIAQIFIDVEKEMYDQAEQQQHGWKDFKEFVIQRKVKESSLITSFYLKAKDGEPVPAYLPGQYITIRTSIPGEEFLVNRQYSLSQAPGSHSFRISVKREADHNPEGKVSVYLHDQLQEGDTLEVSAPAGDFYLEQGTQPVALIAGGVGITPMMAMLGSIAQNEPDRKTVLIQAARNKEARAFEEEAAEQINRLSNGKMYVAYEEKKNESDVCDVTGYISKSFLQDALDPQSICYVCGPVPFMQAVVRHLTELGFNEQNIKYEFFGPAMALQA, translated from the coding sequence GTGCTATCACAAAAAACAATCGATATCGTTAAATCAACTGCTCCTATTTTAGAAACACACGGTGTTGAAATCACAACTTATTTCTATAGAACGATGTTTGAAGCTCACCCCGAGCTGCTCAATATTTTTAATCATGCCAACCAGTCAAAAGGACGTCAGCAAACGGCTTTGGCCAATACGGTTTATGCAGCAGCCAAGTATATTGATCAGCTTGAAGTACTGCTTCCGGCTGTTAAACAAATTGCCCACAAGCACCGCAGTCTTGCCATCAAGGCCGAACATTATCCGATTGTAGGGGAATATTTACTGAAGGCGATCAAAGGCGTGCTCGGTGAAGCGGCGACAGACGACATCATTAATGCATGGGCAGAAGCATACGGGGTTATTGCTCAAATATTTATCGATGTAGAAAAAGAAATGTATGACCAAGCAGAACAGCAGCAGCATGGCTGGAAGGATTTTAAAGAGTTTGTCATTCAAAGAAAAGTAAAAGAAAGCTCATTGATTACTTCCTTCTATTTAAAAGCAAAAGACGGCGAGCCTGTGCCGGCTTATCTGCCAGGACAGTATATTACGATTCGGACATCCATCCCTGGAGAAGAGTTTTTAGTGAACCGCCAATATAGCTTATCACAAGCACCTGGGTCCCATTCTTTCCGTATTTCTGTCAAACGGGAAGCCGATCACAATCCGGAAGGAAAAGTATCTGTTTACCTTCATGACCAGCTGCAAGAAGGCGATACATTGGAAGTCAGTGCGCCAGCCGGTGATTTTTATTTAGAACAAGGCACACAGCCTGTGGCGCTTATTGCGGGCGGAGTAGGGATCACACCGATGATGGCAATGCTTGGCTCGATTGCACAAAATGAACCAGACCGGAAAACGGTTCTGATTCAAGCGGCACGAAACAAAGAGGCGCGTGCATTTGAAGAAGAAGCGGCGGAACAAATAAATCGTCTTTCCAATGGAAAGATGTACGTGGCTTATGAAGAGAAAAAAAATGAGTCGGATGTATGTGATGTAACCGGCTATATTAGTAAAAGCTTTTTACAAGATGCTCTTGATCCGCAAAGCATCTGCTACGTATGCGGTCCGGTGCCGTTTATGCAAGCTGTCGTTCGTCATTTAACCGAGCTTGGCTTTAACGAGCAAAATATCAAATATGAATTTTTCGGGCCGGCAATGGCCTTGCAGGCATAA
- a CDS encoding RrF2 family transcriptional regulator — MKLTLYTDYSLRMLVFLGAKEEGELSNIKEIADAYNISKNHLMKVTHELGKLGYIETIRGRNGGIRLAKKPSDINIGEVVRKTEDDFHIVECFVDPGRCSITPICGLRHVFAEALQAFLAVLDRYTLNDFLADKDMLRIFLESDASIM; from the coding sequence ATGAAACTAACTCTTTATACAGACTACTCGCTTCGCATGCTTGTTTTTCTGGGAGCAAAAGAAGAAGGAGAATTATCTAATATAAAAGAAATTGCCGATGCGTATAATATTTCAAAAAACCATTTAATGAAAGTGACGCATGAATTAGGCAAGCTTGGCTATATCGAAACAATCCGGGGGCGAAATGGCGGTATCCGCCTGGCAAAAAAACCTTCTGATATTAATATCGGTGAAGTTGTCCGGAAAACCGAGGATGATTTTCACATTGTTGAATGCTTTGTTGATCCCGGCCGCTGCTCGATCACTCCAATTTGCGGATTGCGCCACGTATTTGCAGAAGCACTGCAGGCCTTTCTTGCCGTACTGGATCGTTATACGCTAAATGACTTTTTAGCAGACAAGGATATGCTCCGTATCTTTTTGGAATCCGACGCTTCTATTATGTAA
- a CDS encoding aminopeptidase, with translation MKTFEEQLQNYAQLAVTTGVNIQPGQTLVVRAAIDSAQLVRLIVEKAYQAGAKHVYVDWSDDTVSRLKYTLAPEEAFHEFPAWNKQMMESLAEEGAAFMSIVSSGPDLLKGVDGKRIAAYQKAAGTAMKKYREYIQSDKVSWTVIAAPSQDWADKVFEDLPQEERIPALWDAIFKAVRADHEDAVQSWKDHDARLVEKVTELNKQHFKTLHYTAPGTDLTIDLPDTHLWVGAGSINEQGHSFMANMPTEEVFTVPVKTGVNGYVKATKPLSYAGNIIDGFTVTFKDGRIVDVSAEQGEEVLKQLIDTDEGSHYLGEVALVPHDSPISNAGILFFNTLFDENASNHLAIGSAYAFCIEGGKEMSQEELEKNGLNTSITHVDFMIGSAEMNIDGIKADGTREAVFRNGNWA, from the coding sequence ATGAAAACTTTCGAGGAACAGCTCCAAAATTACGCGCAGCTTGCAGTTACAACCGGTGTAAATATTCAGCCAGGACAAACACTCGTTGTGCGTGCAGCTATTGATTCAGCACAGCTTGTCCGCTTAATCGTAGAAAAAGCTTACCAGGCAGGCGCCAAGCACGTATATGTGGACTGGAGCGATGACACGGTATCCAGATTAAAATACACACTTGCACCGGAAGAAGCTTTTCATGAGTTTCCAGCATGGAACAAACAAATGATGGAATCACTCGCGGAAGAAGGCGCCGCTTTTATGTCAATCGTCTCGTCCGGACCAGACTTGTTAAAAGGTGTCGATGGAAAACGGATTGCGGCTTATCAGAAAGCGGCCGGCACAGCGATGAAAAAGTACCGTGAATACATTCAGTCAGACAAAGTGAGCTGGACGGTCATCGCAGCTCCTTCACAGGATTGGGCCGATAAAGTATTTGAGGATCTTCCACAGGAAGAACGGATTCCAGCCCTATGGGATGCCATTTTCAAAGCGGTACGCGCGGATCATGAGGATGCTGTTCAATCCTGGAAAGATCATGATGCCCGCCTTGTAGAAAAAGTTACAGAGTTAAACAAGCAGCATTTTAAAACGCTTCATTATACTGCGCCCGGCACGGACCTAACGATTGATCTGCCAGATACGCACCTATGGGTCGGTGCCGGCAGTATAAATGAGCAGGGCCATAGCTTCATGGCGAATATGCCGACCGAAGAAGTTTTCACAGTCCCGGTTAAAACCGGTGTGAACGGATACGTAAAAGCAACAAAGCCGCTCAGCTATGCGGGTAATATTATTGATGGCTTTACAGTTACGTTTAAGGATGGACGAATTGTGGATGTATCGGCTGAGCAGGGTGAAGAAGTATTAAAACAGCTGATCGATACAGATGAAGGTTCACATTATCTTGGAGAGGTGGCACTTGTCCCTCATGACTCTCCTATTTCCAATGCAGGTATCCTGTTTTTCAACACGCTTTTCGATGAAAATGCCTCCAACCACCTGGCTATCGGCAGTGCATATGCATTTTGTATTGAAGGCGGCAAGGAAATGTCTCAGGAGGAGCTCGAGAAAAACGGTTTAAACACAAGCATCACTCACGTTGATTTTATGATCGGTTCTGCTGAAATGAATATTGATGGTATTAAAGCAGACGGCACACGCGAAGCGGTTTTCCGCAACGGCAACTGGGCATAA
- a CDS encoding LysR family transcriptional regulator: MEMRQVKYFMEVARQEHMTEAAFHLHVAQSAVSRQIAKLEDELGVELFLREGRSVRLTHAGRIFYDHALVAMEAMDKAVKAIEDYLNPEAGKIRLGFPNSLATKTLPRVISAFRNQYSDVGFDFKQGSNRELRERVEKGEIDLAFVSPVPEPTAEINTHVFFSEHMRALIPTHHRLAKQSSINLRDLMDDQFVLFRTGYDMRALVLDACRKVNFEPSVAFESEDIYTIKGLVEAGLGVSLLPETLLIDQTPVGTVSIPVSVPRVTRTVGVIMTKSRMLPPSEKLFYEFLIKYYNRLNEFSF, translated from the coding sequence ATGGAAATGAGACAAGTGAAATACTTCATGGAAGTGGCGCGCCAGGAACATATGACTGAAGCCGCTTTTCATCTGCATGTTGCGCAGTCTGCTGTCAGCCGCCAAATTGCCAAGCTTGAAGATGAACTTGGCGTTGAGCTTTTTTTGCGCGAAGGACGCAGCGTCCGCCTGACCCATGCAGGGCGTATTTTTTACGACCATGCTCTTGTAGCGATGGAAGCGATGGATAAAGCAGTAAAAGCAATTGAAGATTATTTAAACCCGGAAGCCGGCAAAATCCGCCTTGGTTTTCCGAATTCCTTAGCCACAAAAACATTGCCCCGTGTCATTTCTGCTTTTCGAAATCAATACTCGGATGTTGGCTTTGATTTTAAACAAGGCTCCAACCGGGAACTGCGTGAACGCGTGGAAAAAGGGGAAATCGATCTTGCCTTTGTGTCACCTGTTCCGGAGCCGACGGCTGAAATCAACACACATGTTTTTTTCTCTGAGCACATGAGAGCCCTTATTCCGACTCACCATCGCTTAGCTAAGCAGTCATCGATTAATCTTCGTGACTTGATGGATGATCAGTTTGTCTTGTTTCGTACAGGATATGATATGCGGGCACTTGTGCTTGATGCATGCAGAAAAGTAAATTTTGAACCGTCTGTGGCTTTTGAAAGTGAGGATATTTACACGATTAAAGGGTTAGTGGAAGCAGGTCTTGGTGTGAGTCTCCTGCCGGAAACACTGCTGATTGACCAAACACCGGTAGGCACTGTCAGTATTCCGGTCAGCGTGCCGCGTGTGACCCGGACTGTAGGAGTCATCATGACAAAATCAAGGATGCTGCCGCCGTCTGAAAAGCTGTTTTATGAATTTTTGATTAAATACTACAACCGGTTAAACGAATTTAGCTTTTAA